From the Chitinispirillum alkaliphilum genome, one window contains:
- a CDS encoding Macrolide export ATP-binding/permease protein MacB, giving the protein MNLSKVRSLVFVNFKLSLLELSSNKTRSFITSLGIFLGVTSLLVNISFIRAMEENIRSNLNEIGGLSIVTVNQRSPVTLEERISFGRSPGLKIQNVEYAAKRFDYVRSVLPQQESRMRVNARGRRFWSRVTAISPDHFRVYNYQTGLGSEFTLADHHRGRPVCIIGRRIAQRLFGSHQSALGRKINIEGTPFEVVGIIHTDDDFSWRARQILIPYSSYVNRFSKPDATISEAAIELSSVDKVPRAIIEITQELKTIHRGVADFDITSNEVKIEEMRSASRGLKIILTSIAFISLLVGGISIMNIMFATIGDRIREIGVRKALGAKKADLFAQFIIEAVTFSFLGGILGIVAGTSITMLPADLFPIQPQLTIPDYLIAVTFTILTGLLSGLFPALRAASMQPVEALRY; this is encoded by the coding sequence GTGAACCTGTCGAAAGTCAGAAGCTTGGTTTTTGTCAATTTCAAACTCAGCCTCCTTGAGCTGAGCTCAAACAAAACCCGTTCATTTATAACGAGTCTGGGTATTTTTCTCGGAGTGACCAGCTTACTGGTAAACATCTCATTTATCAGAGCAATGGAAGAGAATATCCGTAGCAATCTCAATGAAATAGGCGGGCTGAGCATAGTAACTGTAAATCAGCGCAGTCCGGTTACGCTTGAGGAGCGTATCAGTTTCGGACGCTCTCCGGGCCTTAAAATTCAAAATGTAGAATATGCGGCTAAGAGGTTTGACTATGTCAGGTCCGTTCTGCCCCAGCAAGAAAGTCGTATGCGGGTTAATGCAAGGGGAAGAAGATTCTGGTCAAGGGTCACAGCCATCAGCCCAGACCACTTCAGGGTTTACAATTACCAGACAGGGCTGGGCTCAGAGTTCACTCTCGCAGATCACCATCGTGGAAGACCAGTCTGTATAATCGGACGCCGGATTGCACAAAGGCTCTTCGGAAGTCACCAGAGTGCCCTGGGTAGAAAAATCAACATAGAGGGCACCCCATTTGAGGTTGTTGGGATTATACATACAGATGATGATTTCTCGTGGCGGGCAAGACAGATTCTTATACCCTACTCCTCATATGTGAACCGTTTTTCTAAACCCGATGCCACTATCAGTGAAGCGGCCATAGAGCTTTCAAGCGTTGACAAAGTTCCCCGGGCCATAATTGAAATCACTCAGGAGTTGAAAACCATTCACCGGGGTGTTGCCGATTTTGATATTACTTCAAACGAAGTGAAGATCGAAGAGATGCGCTCTGCTTCCCGTGGTCTTAAAATTATTCTGACCAGCATTGCATTCATTTCTCTTCTTGTAGGAGGAATCAGCATAATGAATATTATGTTTGCCACAATAGGGGACAGGATAAGAGAGATCGGCGTACGTAAAGCCCTTGGCGCAAAAAAAGCGGATCTTTTTGCCCAGTTTATTATCGAGGCGGTTACCTTTTCTTTTCTTGGCGGGATATTGGGAATAGTCGCAGGAACTTCAATCACAATGCTTCCGGCAGATCTCTTTCCTATTCAGCCTCAGCTTACAATTCCGGACTACCTGATCGCAGTCACCTTTACTATACTAACGGGTTTGCTCAGCGGATTGTTCCCCGCCCTGCGTGCTGCTTCAATGCAACCTGTGGAAGCGCTGAGGTACTGA
- a CDS encoding macrolide transporter ATP-binding /permease protein: protein MTPVIETINLNKSYRLGKQEVPVLKNVNFKVNQGDYVAIMGHSGAGKSTLLNILGCLDIPSSGEYRITGTEISTLSQNQLAEIRSTEIGFVFQNFNLLPKLNLYLNVELPLIYGNVNASERKPRIERVLKMLDIWDRRHHKPNELSGGQKQRAAIARALVKKPSIILADEPTGNLDSHTTGEILNVFSTLHSEGNTILVITHEDEVAAKAQRTIRLDDGRIVG, encoded by the coding sequence ATGACTCCTGTAATCGAAACAATTAACCTGAATAAAAGCTACAGGCTTGGGAAACAGGAAGTACCGGTTCTTAAAAACGTCAACTTCAAAGTCAATCAGGGCGATTATGTGGCAATCATGGGGCATAGTGGCGCCGGCAAATCCACTCTGCTCAACATTCTTGGCTGTCTTGACATCCCATCATCAGGAGAGTACAGAATCACAGGCACAGAGATATCCACCCTCAGCCAGAATCAGCTTGCTGAAATCCGATCCACGGAGATAGGCTTTGTGTTTCAGAATTTCAACCTTTTGCCTAAACTCAATCTCTACCTCAATGTCGAACTGCCTTTGATATACGGTAATGTAAATGCCTCTGAGCGTAAACCCAGAATCGAAAGGGTGCTTAAGATGCTCGATATCTGGGACAGAAGGCACCACAAGCCCAACGAACTTTCCGGGGGACAGAAACAAAGAGCGGCCATTGCAAGGGCCCTGGTAAAAAAGCCGTCCATTATTCTTGCCGACGAGCCAACCGGGAATCTTGACTCTCACACCACCGGTGAAATCCTTAACGTCTTCTCTACTCTCCACAGCGAGGGCAATACAATCCTTGTTATCACACATGAGGATGAAGTAGCTGCCAAGGCCCAAAGAACCATCAGACTGGATGACGGGAGAATTGTAGGGTGA
- a CDS encoding efflux transporter, RND family, MFP subunit: MKKLLIFKIPAILFMFLLISCSGNESDSRLYEDFATAGEASLRDVISRTGLVQPVVNVDLQSEASGRIERVAVKEGQEVSRGDTIIVIDPSRLRTQREKLRLSIRRADLDRQKARRDYENAQQLQKTGSVSNRNVEDFRIAHELASINYQQQLLELKDIDEQLSKTVVTSPLDGVVTSLLVKEGEIAVSAVSGFQSGTAIGTIADISQLEVITSIGEVDYIHLRQGQNVIIRPEAIENTETNGSIRFISLSAQRRDMDELGSFEVRASIDSLIPGIAPGINVNVEFVILEKDVEVAVPYHFVRKSGERSFVRVVSRQTEDNTYTEEVEVQTGSTDYRNYEIVSGLSGGEKIYFRYGEGPQGAHPSAGRRRR; this comes from the coding sequence ATGAAAAAATTACTGATTTTTAAGATTCCGGCAATATTATTTATGTTCTTGCTGATTTCTTGCTCAGGCAATGAGAGCGACTCACGTCTTTATGAAGACTTTGCAACAGCAGGTGAGGCCAGCCTGAGGGATGTAATCTCAAGGACTGGGCTTGTGCAGCCGGTGGTCAATGTAGACCTCCAGAGTGAAGCAAGCGGTAGGATCGAAAGGGTTGCTGTCAAAGAGGGACAGGAAGTTTCCCGCGGTGATACAATCATCGTAATTGATCCCTCACGGCTGAGGACCCAAAGGGAGAAACTGCGGCTCAGCATAAGAAGAGCTGATCTTGACAGACAAAAAGCCAGACGGGACTACGAAAATGCTCAGCAGCTTCAAAAAACAGGATCTGTCTCAAACCGCAATGTAGAGGATTTCCGTATCGCCCATGAACTGGCATCCATAAATTACCAGCAACAGCTCCTTGAACTGAAAGATATCGATGAACAGCTTAGTAAAACCGTTGTCACATCACCCCTCGATGGAGTGGTAACCAGTTTACTTGTAAAGGAGGGGGAAATTGCTGTGAGCGCAGTTTCCGGATTTCAAAGCGGAACAGCCATCGGCACTATTGCCGATATAAGTCAGCTCGAAGTCATAACGTCAATCGGTGAAGTTGACTACATACACCTCAGACAGGGACAGAATGTAATTATACGGCCCGAAGCTATTGAAAATACAGAAACAAATGGATCGATTCGATTTATCTCCCTGAGCGCGCAGAGAAGAGATATGGATGAGCTTGGCAGCTTTGAGGTAAGGGCATCCATCGACTCCCTTATCCCCGGTATTGCCCCGGGAATAAATGTCAACGTTGAATTTGTTATCCTTGAAAAAGATGTGGAAGTGGCAGTACCATATCACTTCGTGAGAAAAAGCGGTGAGAGAAGTTTTGTCCGGGTTGTCAGCAGGCAGACCGAAGACAATACCTATACCGAAGAAGTCGAGGTGCAGACCGGATCCACAGATTACCGCAACTACGAGATTGTATCCGGGCTCAGTGGCGGGGAAAAAATTTACTTCAGATATGGAGAAGGTCCTCAGGGAGCTCACCCCTCTGCAGGAAGAAGGAGACGATAG
- a CDS encoding outer membrane efflux protein, protein MIYSALLILAAFTFLSAGGLTERDVVLKALSLNTDIRVYQLESQRDSLTMLSVSSARLPQFSINLNSVLDDSLSISRATGTISQRIPGGGTLFGTAEQNLGSQRGGSLRANSTKFSAGIEQPLLRNAWSNSPVDVEIQITSLNNEILSTQREQQILSTLSDIRNFYWSVYEQRELDKISQRRYEQAKRHLFTERQRFALGEASQLDTLSASLQVVNAQRDLLSSQNRTRNTLLRLASVLRTEIDSIVLPDSIEVTIPDIPEPEEFLRLARRYDPEGEVLERMQQLTSLRIQQSRNALLPELNVRASYTHEERWSEFFPQELPGNSGSIEFVLNYSLPATSARAEKKKHELSLTMNEYSTEQHEVDREFYFDELLHKWQQDKLQLHFANLTAELAQKQYEAVKQGYELGTEDRLSLINAQNELASAEIDAVQAKIEMKRFQIVFEEITGKLFEQFGVHLK, encoded by the coding sequence ATGATCTATTCAGCACTACTGATTCTGGCAGCCTTTACATTTCTTTCTGCAGGTGGATTAACCGAAAGGGATGTAGTGTTAAAGGCTCTTTCCCTGAATACAGATATCAGAGTTTACCAGCTCGAATCCCAAAGGGATTCTCTTACAATGTTAAGTGTATCTTCCGCAAGGCTGCCACAGTTTTCAATCAATCTAAACAGTGTACTTGATGACTCACTTTCGATAAGCAGAGCCACAGGCACGATTTCACAGCGCATACCCGGAGGCGGAACTCTTTTCGGTACCGCAGAGCAGAATCTGGGCTCACAGCGAGGCGGCTCACTCAGGGCAAACTCAACTAAATTCAGCGCTGGTATAGAACAGCCCCTTTTGAGAAATGCCTGGAGTAATTCACCGGTTGATGTGGAGATACAAATCACCTCACTTAACAATGAGATACTATCTACCCAAAGAGAGCAGCAAATACTTTCAACACTATCTGATATCAGGAACTTCTACTGGAGTGTCTATGAGCAGAGGGAGCTTGACAAAATTAGTCAGCGTCGATATGAGCAGGCCAAACGACATCTCTTTACTGAGCGCCAAAGATTCGCTTTAGGAGAGGCCTCCCAGCTTGACACCCTTAGCGCATCTCTTCAGGTTGTAAATGCACAGAGAGATCTTCTTTCTTCACAAAACCGCACACGAAACACTCTTCTGAGGCTTGCTTCTGTTTTACGCACTGAGATTGATTCGATTGTATTGCCTGATTCAATCGAAGTAACCATTCCCGATATTCCTGAGCCCGAGGAATTTCTCAGACTGGCACGACGGTATGATCCCGAAGGAGAGGTGCTGGAAAGAATGCAGCAGCTCACTTCCCTTCGTATTCAACAGAGCAGAAATGCCCTTTTACCTGAGCTAAATGTCAGGGCCAGTTACACTCACGAGGAACGCTGGTCAGAATTTTTCCCCCAGGAGCTTCCGGGTAATTCCGGTTCAATTGAATTTGTCCTCAATTACTCACTTCCAGCCACTTCAGCAAGGGCGGAGAAGAAAAAACATGAGCTCAGTTTGACCATGAATGAGTACAGCACAGAGCAGCACGAGGTTGACAGAGAATTTTACTTTGATGAGCTTTTACATAAATGGCAACAGGATAAATTACAGCTTCATTTTGCTAACTTGACAGCTGAACTTGCGCAAAAGCAGTATGAGGCAGTTAAACAGGGATACGAACTTGGCACAGAGGATCGTCTTTCCCTGATAAATGCTCAAAACGAACTTGCCTCTGCAGAGATCGATGCAGTGCAGGCCAAAATAGAAATGAAACGATTTCAAATCGTATTTGAAGAAATAACAGGCAAATTATTTGAACAATTCGGAGTACATCTGAAATGA
- a CDS encoding Dihydrolipoamide dehydrogenase: protein MTNYDYDVAVIGSGPGGYVAAIRASQLNLKTVIIEEDKLGGVCLNIGCIPSKAIIHQAEIFRNTPRLEAMGISVDKTGFSYESVFKASRKAADSLSKGIAYLLKKNGVEVINGRGSLKSEHEISIGEEKVISARAIILATGSRPRELKGFEFDGETVLSSNEALMLKKIPPRTLILGAGAIGCEFAHILNAFGSEVVLVEMMDRILPLEDREITNVLKRSFTKRGIQIHTSTKAVSLRKSSEGAEVTLENEKGETSEITADKILVVTGRVPNIENLGLEQFNIETEYGYVKTGPYYQTSVESIYAIGDLTPTPLLAHVASKEGEIAVEHIAGIPSKISKVDFLSVPGAVYCEPQLAGFGLTEEKAVERNISFKKSLFPYRGTGKAVAIGEPDGMVKILLDPETEEIIGGHIVGAQATELIHQLLLAKTKGLTPHDVTDMIHAHPTLSEAVMECAKQANGSAIHI from the coding sequence ATGACTAATTATGATTACGATGTTGCTGTGATAGGTTCCGGTCCCGGAGGATATGTTGCAGCGATACGTGCTTCTCAGCTCAATTTAAAAACCGTTATCATTGAAGAAGATAAGCTGGGTGGAGTTTGCCTGAATATTGGCTGCATCCCCTCCAAGGCTATTATCCATCAGGCAGAAATATTCCGCAACACCCCGCGGCTCGAAGCGATGGGGATATCAGTTGACAAAACCGGGTTCAGTTATGAATCGGTTTTTAAGGCTTCCAGAAAAGCTGCAGATTCACTCTCCAAAGGAATCGCCTATCTGCTCAAAAAAAACGGCGTTGAAGTAATTAACGGAAGAGGATCTCTTAAATCTGAACATGAGATTTCTATAGGTGAGGAAAAAGTGATTTCTGCCCGTGCAATCATACTTGCAACAGGTTCCAGACCCAGAGAACTTAAAGGGTTTGAATTCGATGGGGAGACTGTACTCTCCTCCAACGAAGCACTTATGCTGAAAAAAATTCCACCCCGCACACTGATCCTCGGAGCAGGAGCGATCGGTTGTGAGTTCGCCCATATTCTGAACGCATTCGGCTCAGAAGTCGTATTGGTTGAGATGATGGACAGGATTCTTCCCCTCGAAGACAGGGAGATAACAAACGTCTTAAAGCGATCATTCACTAAAAGAGGGATCCAGATACATACCTCAACAAAAGCAGTTTCTCTGAGGAAATCTTCAGAAGGTGCAGAAGTGACCCTTGAAAACGAAAAGGGTGAAACTTCTGAAATTACTGCGGACAAGATATTGGTTGTTACCGGCAGGGTACCGAATATTGAAAACTTAGGGCTTGAACAATTCAATATTGAAACAGAATATGGGTATGTAAAAACTGGTCCCTACTACCAGACCAGTGTTGAATCGATTTACGCGATCGGGGATCTCACCCCCACTCCGCTTCTTGCCCATGTGGCTTCAAAGGAGGGGGAGATCGCTGTTGAGCATATTGCGGGCATTCCGTCAAAAATTTCAAAGGTAGATTTTCTATCAGTTCCTGGCGCGGTATACTGTGAGCCGCAGCTGGCTGGCTTTGGACTTACAGAAGAGAAAGCTGTTGAGAGAAACATCTCCTTTAAAAAGTCACTCTTCCCTTATCGTGGAACGGGTAAAGCCGTTGCCATAGGGGAGCCTGATGGGATGGTGAAAATACTTCTCGATCCTGAAACCGAAGAGATTATTGGAGGGCATATCGTTGGTGCGCAGGCAACAGAGCTGATCCATCAGCTTCTTCTTGCCAAGACTAAAGGATTAACACCACATGATGTAACCGATATGATTCATGCTCATCCAACACTTTCCGAAGCTGTTATGGAGTGTGCAAAACAGGCTAACGGATCAGCCATACATATTTAA
- a CDS encoding putative methyltransferase PA5071 has product MNHILLFNDDYYSESRVVIRDSYRLKHITQVLKAKTDSILKVGKLNGKLGRGRVICLEENECHMETLLSDDPPPALPCTLIVALPRPKSLKKVIEAATVMGVKEMYIIKSWRVDKSYWSTPVLQESHLNSLMYKALEQAVDTAVPKIHIRRQFRPFAEDELPGIAESKTAYIAHPYDSLPAPSKLRSPAVLIIGPEGGFIPFEIELMKKQGCSVISMGSRIMRVEHAVCAFLGKMF; this is encoded by the coding sequence ATGAACCACATTCTTCTGTTCAATGATGATTATTACAGCGAAAGCAGAGTAGTTATCAGGGACTCTTACCGGCTAAAACATATTACCCAGGTGCTTAAAGCAAAGACAGATTCGATTCTGAAAGTCGGCAAGCTGAATGGCAAACTGGGAAGAGGCAGGGTCATTTGCCTTGAAGAAAATGAATGCCATATGGAAACATTGCTGAGCGATGATCCACCGCCAGCTCTTCCATGCACACTGATTGTAGCACTCCCCAGACCCAAAAGCCTTAAAAAAGTCATTGAGGCAGCAACTGTTATGGGTGTCAAGGAGATGTACATAATCAAAAGCTGGAGAGTTGATAAAAGCTACTGGTCAACTCCCGTACTTCAGGAATCTCACCTGAATTCTCTGATGTACAAGGCTCTTGAACAAGCGGTTGATACTGCAGTTCCCAAGATTCATATCAGAAGACAATTCAGACCTTTTGCCGAGGATGAACTTCCCGGGATTGCAGAATCAAAAACCGCCTACATTGCCCACCCCTACGACTCGCTCCCCGCACCATCAAAGCTCCGATCTCCGGCGGTACTGATTATCGGCCCGGAAGGAGGCTTCATTCCTTTTGAGATAGAACTGATGAAAAAGCAGGGATGCAGTGTAATAAGTATGGGAAGCAGAATAATGAGAGTGGAGCATGCGGTGTGCGCATTTCTGGGCAAAATGTTTTAA